Part of the Tistrella bauzanensis genome is shown below.
AGCAGCGCCTGGATCGCGGGCACCGGGCCACAGCCCATGATCCGCGGCGGCACGCCGACGATCGCCCAGTCGACCAGCCGCACCACCGGCGCCACGCCCTCGGCTTCCAGCGCCGCGCGATCGCCGACCACCACGAAGGCCGAGCCGTCGGTGACACCGCTGGAATTGCCCGGCGTCACCCGGCCGCCCTTGCGGAACACCGGATTGAGCCTGGCCAGCTTTTCCAGCGTCACATCCGGACGCGGGAACTCGTCCATGTCCATGATGCGGGTCTTGCGACCCTCACGCACCTCGATCGGCTTGATCTGGGCGGCCAGAAAGCCATTCGTCATCGCGGCGCCGGCGCGCTGCTGGCTCATCAACGCCCATTCATCCATGGCCTCGCGGGTATAGCCGCAATCATCCGCCAGGTTCTCGGCCGTCTCACCCATCAGCTCGCGGCTGAACGGGTCGCGATAGGCCCAGTCGAGGGTGTCGATCACCTCGCCGGGGCCGCGCTTCATGCCCCAGCGCACGCCGGTCATGACATAGGGGCCACGGCTGAAATTCTCGCCGCCGCCGGCAAGCGCCATGCGCCCATGGCCTGAGACGATCTGTTCGGCCGCACTCAGAATGGCCTGCGTGCCCGACCCGCAGGCCCGGCTGACATTCAGCGCGGCACTCTCGATCGGCATACCGATCTTGAGCGCGATGGCCCGGCTGGCGAAATAGCCGTCATGGTCCACCGGCAGCACATTGCCCCAGACCAGATGGTCCATCTTCTCAGGCCCGATCCCCGCCTTTTCCAGGCAGGCCGTGGCCGCGTGGGCGCCGAGCTCGACCATCGGCACGTCCTTCAGCGACTTGCCGTAGTCGCCGAACGGCGTGCGCATGCCGCCGGCCAGCACGATCTCGGTCATCGGTTTCTCCCTTGTGTTCTGATTGGTGGATCATCGATCGGACATGCGATCGACGGCGCATGCCATCATACCCGCATGCTGCACGGCCCTGAGCATCAGGCAGGCGGCACGTTCGGGCAACCCTGTTGATCGATGCATCCCGTTGGGCGATTTTGCGCCCGATCCTACTTCAAACAAACGAGTGTTTGAAGTAGGCTGCCGGTCACGCCGCATCCGGCGGCCCAGCCTGTCGCCATCAACCGAGAGACCCCGCCGATGACCGAGATCCGCAACCGCCGCATCATTCTGGCCTCGCGCCCTGTCGGCATGCCGACCACCGACAACCTGCCGATCGACACCGTCACCCTGCCGGCACCCGGCGCGGGCGAGATGGTGGTGAAGGTGCTGTACCTGTCGCTCGATCCCTATATGCGTGGCCGCATGGATGCGTCCAAATCCTATGCGGCGAATGTGGCGCTGGGTGATCCGATGGTCGGTGGCGCCGCCGGACGGGTCATCGCGTCCAACAATCCGAAGTTCAAGGAAGGCGACTATGTCTTCGGCATGTTCGGCTGGCAGGAATACGCCCTGTCGAACGGCGCCGGGGTGCGCAAGCTCGACCCTGCGCAGGCGCCGATCACCACCTCGCTGGGTGTTCTGGGCATGCCGGGCATGACCGCCTATGTCGGCCTGCTCGACAAGGGACGCCCGAAGGCCGGCGAAACGGTGGTGGTGTCGGCGGCAAGTGGTGCCGTCGGCGGGCTCGTGGGCCAGATCGCTAAAATCAAGGGCTGCCGGGCGGTCGGTATCGCCGGCGGTCCGCAGAAATGCGCCTATGTGGTCGATGAACTGGGCTTCGATGCCTGCGTCGATTACAAGGCCGATGACTTCCGCGAGAAGCTGAAGGAAGCCGTGCCGGCCGGCATCGACGTCTATTTCGAGAATGTCGGCGGCGCGGTTTCAGAAGCCGTGATGACGCGGATGAACGACTTCTCGCGCGTCGCACTGTGCGGCCTGATCGCGCATTACAACGATACCGGCGCCGCCGAGGGCGTCGACCGCCTGCCCCGCTTCATGTTCTCGATGCTGGCCAAACGGATGAGCCTGAACGGCTTCATCGTCAGCGACCATCCGGAACGCGCCGGCGACTTCTTCAAGGACATGACCGCCTGGGTCCGCGACGGTCAGGTGCGGTATCGCGAAGATATTGTGTCCGGCGGCCTCGACAAGACTGTCGAGGCGTTCCAGGGGCTTCTCACCGGCCGCAACTTCGGCAAGCTGATCATGCAGATCGCCGAAGACACGGCTGCCTGACAGGCGAAACATAACTTATGATTGTATGAAATCTGGCCCTGTGCCTGCCGCCATCACGGTGGCAGGCACAGGGCCGATTTCATTTTTCTCGTTGAAGTTGCGCGTGTCGCCGCAGCCTGCCTGTTTATGACGGGTACGGCATCTTTTACCGGCGCCATCTCGTCAGATCGGTGGATCACCCACAACAGGTGGCTTCATAGTGGTGGTGACCTTCACCGACACGAAGAGCCGACACCGACGATGACGATCCGACGCCTGCCCCGCCTGCAGATCGTTCAACGCCCGGCACCACCGACCCCATCCATGACCATCATCCCGACCATGGCTGCGAGGTGTCGATGAACCGCAACCTGTCGCCCCCCATCGGAGCGGCCGGCCCGATCGATCCGGAGACGGTAGTGGCGATCCCCGCTGCCGGCGACGCAGGCATGGTGGCCGCGGAAGCCGTGCTGATGGCCACGACCGACGCCATGGTGCTGACCGACAGCAGCCGGCAGACGGTCGTGCTCAACGATGCAGCACGCCGCCTGCTCGGCAGCGACCGCATGCGGCTGAACTTCGGCCGCATGGCAGCCCTGGTACGGGGCCTGCGCCAGCGATCACCCGACGACAGCCGGCTGATGGCCCATTTTCAGGCTCTGACGGCCAACCCGGCCCGAAGCTGCCGATCGGACATTCAGTTGCGCGGCCTGATCCCTCAGATTCTGGCGGTCATATCACGACCGGCCTCGGCCGATGGCCGGCTTCAGATCTGGGTGATCCGCGATCAGTCGGACGCCATACGGGTTGCCGCCAACTGCCGCAGTTGCGCAAGCGACGCCCGCGCGATCCATGACGCGCTGCTGGCCCGCACCGAGGCGATGAGCCGGGCACGCACCGCGGCCGAGGCCGCACGCGCGGGTGCCGAGCGTGTCAGCCGGGCCAGAACCGAGTTCATGGCTCATCTGAGCCACGAACTTCGCACGCCCCTGAACGCCATTCTGGGCTTTTCGGAGGTGATCGCCCGCGAGATGATGGGGCCGGCCGGCAGCCCGACCTATGTCGATTACGCGCGCAGCATTCATACCAGCGGCACCGAACTGCTGTCGTTGATCGACGACATCCTCGACCTGTCGCGGATCGAGACCGGACGGCTGCCGATCAGGTCGGAGCCGATCGATCTGTGCGGGCTGGTCCGTCGCATCTGCGACAGCCGGGCCCATCCGGCTGATCATGATCGTCCAGCCGATCACGATCAGGCGGTCGTGCTGACCGACCTGCC
Proteins encoded:
- a CDS encoding sensor histidine kinase; this encodes MNRNLSPPIGAAGPIDPETVVAIPAAGDAGMVAAEAVLMATTDAMVLTDSSRQTVVLNDAARRLLGSDRMRLNFGRMAALVRGLRQRSPDDSRLMAHFQALTANPARSCRSDIQLRGLIPQILAVISRPASADGRLQIWVIRDQSDAIRVAANCRSCASDARAIHDALLARTEAMSRARTAAEAARAGAERVSRARTEFMAHLSHELRTPLNAILGFSEVIAREMMGPAGSPTYVDYARSIHTSGTELLSLIDDILDLSRIETGRLPIRSEPIDLCGLVRRICDSRAHPADHDRPADHDQAVVLTDLPNHPVMIDGDTAALARAIGHLLDTALRAAPPASPVIIQVTQSRHRTGIAIIDAGSVMTAVEIENALAAFGDTDSLIARGGRGRGLALSVAHALVRLQGGTLDIAPRDEGGMITRIHFPVAAS
- a CDS encoding thiolase family protein, with translation MTEIVLAGGMRTPFGDYGKSLKDVPMVELGAHAATACLEKAGIGPEKMDHLVWGNVLPVDHDGYFASRAIALKIGMPIESAALNVSRACGSGTQAILSAAEQIVSGHGRMALAGGGENFSRGPYVMTGVRWGMKRGPGEVIDTLDWAYRDPFSRELMGETAENLADDCGYTREAMDEWALMSQQRAGAAMTNGFLAAQIKPIEVREGRKTRIMDMDEFPRPDVTLEKLARLNPVFRKGGRVTPGNSSGVTDGSAFVVVGDRAALEAEGVAPVVRLVDWAIVGVPPRIMGCGPVPAIQALLDKRGLKVSDIDYYEINEAFAAVNLHAEAKLGVPRDVTNLYGSGISIGHPPGATGARMTIVAMNHLVNTGQRYAIVSMCMGAGQGMAVLYENVAR
- a CDS encoding NADP-dependent oxidoreductase, yielding MTEIRNRRIILASRPVGMPTTDNLPIDTVTLPAPGAGEMVVKVLYLSLDPYMRGRMDASKSYAANVALGDPMVGGAAGRVIASNNPKFKEGDYVFGMFGWQEYALSNGAGVRKLDPAQAPITTSLGVLGMPGMTAYVGLLDKGRPKAGETVVVSAASGAVGGLVGQIAKIKGCRAVGIAGGPQKCAYVVDELGFDACVDYKADDFREKLKEAVPAGIDVYFENVGGAVSEAVMTRMNDFSRVALCGLIAHYNDTGAAEGVDRLPRFMFSMLAKRMSLNGFIVSDHPERAGDFFKDMTAWVRDGQVRYREDIVSGGLDKTVEAFQGLLTGRNFGKLIMQIAEDTAA